AGTTTGCCTCCTAATAAGGAGATTAAGTTTGCCAAAAGCACAGTCCTACCTTATATCAATTCCTCCCTATAGAATGACTCCAATTGAGCTACAAAAGCTTAAGATGCAAATATTGGATCGCCAATACCGTCAATTAAGGCATAAGTTCATTCCCATGGTGAAGGTACAATGGAGCCAGCACTTGGAATAAGAAGTGACCTgggaaattgaagaaagaaTGTAGAAAAAATTTCGTTACTTATTTGAGAATTGTGGTTAATTCTGGAAGTTTATTTGTGATATAAAtgattgtttaaaaattttgagaacgAAATTTATAAAGATGGGATAttgtaatatctcaatattttaaaaaaataaaaataataatttatttctgtaattgaaatgatttacttatgatttattgaaaatttgtggcTTTAAGGAGTTTAATGGagaacattaaatttattgtatttttaattggaaaaatgattggaagtttttgagaattttgaggtttaaatataattttagaagaTGGTTTAGTATAAAAGTAATcgttgtatatatgtaaatgagGAGTCTTGTAGCTTGGATGTTTCGCACATGTTAGGGAGCTAGCAGGTTGCAGGATtgaattttgagagaaaaatgttagaatttattttcaggatttgtaattaatatataattaattgatgcatatataataataaagagaCTTATAGATCAAACGGTTAAGTGCACCCAAGGGGTAGGTCTTGGgtttgagacttgagagagtaGACACTTGAGAATTTATTTTGGGCGCTGGCTAGCATGCGACCAAGACCTCATTTTTTCATGTTCATTTATTGTATCACAAGTGTTGCCTCCCCAAATTTTGAACCTAAtacattcttcttttcttgtgtgtgcataaCCGTCTAATCTACAAGTCTCCTTACTCTCTCATAtgcacaaattaattatatactagtTCTAGCTCTTTtcgctaaaaaaaaattctactaTTTTCCTCCCAATGTTTGATTATGCACCCTGCCAGCTTCTTTGCCCAAGCATAATCACAAGGCTACAAAGTTTCTCATTTATATGTATGCAACgattaattttatactaaaccATCTTTTGAAATTATACTTAGActtcaaaagttttaaaaattttcaattgctttctcattcaaaaaaacattaatttgtTTTCTCCTTGCTTTCGTTGGACAAAAAAAGGGGATAAAATTAGACGCATCTTAATTCCGCAATTGTTGATGATTTATATGTTAATTATCTTTTTACgaatttaatcatttattatatttacataattaaataattttatagcaaATATAGCCAAATAAGACCATTAAATGCCCCAAAACTCTACTCTATAAATAAGTTAGAACTCTTACCTACCTCTCGCATAATCTATGTTTTGACCTTAACCTATGGCCACTCCAACGCATATTCCTTCTCTTGCCACCTTCGCGTTATTCTTATAATTCAAACAGGTAACAGAGACTTGCTTGTATACATACGTTTATTTCACCAATTACTTATTTAGTGATGTCGTGTCTATTTTTGATTGGTTGTAGTTATACTCATCGAAGAGGCCACACTATTACCCAATAATGAATGAATTCGATTACGTGACTTGTTAGAGgatttattgatttaatttcatatgcttaagcattaattaattcaatttatatatatttatctattagGTTGAATGTGACACTTTACGAAATtgttgaatatttatttaataaaatcttattaatttgatttgtttacgagaatcttatttaaatatttagtcaTAATATTATTTCACATCTATAATTATATAACACAACAATGCACAAAAGCAACCAAAATTAATATCTACAAAAATTAGATATCGATTCGGCACATGAATAGggtaacataaattaaaatgtcGATCTCATGGATTCAAACAAAATTCTTCCCTAATTTGACTatataaaaagaattatttcTACATACTATGTATCatgtaagaaaataatttaatgagcATTCTTGACTATGATATTGACAATTCACTAGACATTACTAATTTAAggaaattgtaaaatttattataaaccAATTTTTATAAGACATATCATTTTAAGGAACTTAATTAGTAAGAATTCACACGCGTTTATATTTGTGTGCTTAGGCATATATATGGTAATAGTAGAAAGAATATATGTTGCGATGACTTATACGTTAATTACCTTAATGCGAATAAATCATTTATgatgtttttaattgattaattaatttctagCAAGTATTGCAAGCAACAAGACCATTAAATGCTCCCAAAAATCTACTATATAAATGGGCTATAATTTGACATAATCTACACAGTTTGACCTTCACTTATGGGCTATGGCCAACTGGTGTTCCTTCTCGTGCCTTCTTCTCATTGTTTTTGCAATCCAAGGAGGTACCTCTTTATCTAATTTTAAGGGGATCTTGTTTTTCTTGACGTATTTGTATATGTCTTTCGTTAGAATGGAATAAAAATCGATTAAATGTCCTTcgttatatatacatacacgtaTACATAATGGAggatatttaaataattttacatctGATTCCAACAAAAAACATGCCAAAACTTGTTGGAAAACACTACGTTGGTGTCTTTGGTGATGTGGTGTTTGTGTTTGATTGTTTATAGCGGTGCTTGTTCGAGCCCAGCCAGGACACCTATGTTCTGACAGTTTTCCGACACTCAAAGATCCTATACTCAATGATCCTGTACTCGATGAATATGAGTGCAAGAGGGCGTGTTTGGTTTATGGGAACCACCTCATGCTCGTAGTCCCACCTGACCCCGACCCGTCTAAGGCTCGAAAAAATTGCACCTGCTTTTATACGTGCTATGATAAGCCATCAGGCGAATGTGCTTGTCCATAATGAATAAATGTTACTTTGATGCTcgataataaataaatgttgcTTTAGTGCCTTATAATGAATACATGTTATTTTGATATCgattattcaaatttaatttattatgcaatattaaaaataaaatatataattaaaagacgATTAAAGAAATATCAGCACCTATAGTCATTTGAGTTTTTTCTTTAGTCGAATTATTGATGAGTATTACCATATTAAATCAACACAAGAAGATTCATGTGTTCTGATTAGGTATTTGCTTCCTTAAATAACTATATTAAAATTCTTAACGGGacacttttaaatatttaaatatttttattaattgataaaatattttaaattgtgaaacatttattattaatcaataaaaatgtttaatattaaaaataaaatacattaaatgcaTCTTAATCAGTGCGATATTCGTTAAAGCAAGACCCAAAGAATTCTTAATAAGCATTTAATACGATTTAGACAACTTAATTACAAGACTTTactaatttaaaaactttaattatAGCCCAGTTATTAAAGAATTTAATTGGATGAATTATATcgttaattcttaatttttgtattttgtaataaattaataattgtacttcaatttttcttattacaaccattaaactttgatttctattttaattcagtCTTCTTCCATGGCATTTAATCGGATGTAAAATAAGGCAACTAACACTTTTGTCACGTAcgatataaaaagaaaatagtacaACTTTGATAATCCACAAGACTTTactaatttaagaaaattataaaatatgattataaatCAATTAGACATATCATCTCTAAGGAAATAAGAGCATGCTAAGATTGGGTCATGACATTTAATTTGAGCATAATTCACACAAAAAGGTAAAATTAGATTTAAGCTACACATTTAACACATTTAATTAGGATAAAAATAGATAGAGAgagtttttgataaaaaaaaaaatattcaaatttggATAACTCTAGATTAATACATGTATATTAATATGTTATACATTTGTATAAGGGAAATTATATTTGCAACCATAATTTTTGCTCTTCGCATCaatgtaagtaaaattttaatttttactatttgcAACCATAATGATTACTTTTTGCAACCATCTATATTCCAAATATATCATTCGAACACCCATATCTCAAAAGACACCACACGCGCAACAAACATTTTTCACACCACTTCTCATATCAAACCATCTTCAGACCGTTGCCATCTCGCCGTCACCAAAGTCGCTTGCCTCACCTGCCTTGTTCGTTAGAGTATCTCGCTTTCTCGTCAGAATCACATAAGCCAAACAAGAAAGatttaggaaaattttatttacaatcaAGTGTTTTACTCATAATCGCACCTGAACTCGAAGGTTCGAGGGCTTTAAAAGTACTTGAATTCATGATttcagaaaaatataattttcccGAACCCATGAATTCGGGCgaaacataatatatgtatataatatatatgtatggtatatatatatatatatatgtaatatgaaGTAATTCTCATAAAATATTACTTCATTTGATTGGGTTTGACCATTTGCAATTCTCATATCATAAGACTCCTTTATTTGGaataatttatatgtaaaatcacgtctatatattatatatatagttataatatgtaatatatataatagtttctatatagttataatatattatagttataataatatattatataactatATACATTCTCCCGAACCCATGGGTTCGGGAGAATGCAATTCTATAGCATTCTATAATAGTACATTACAATATAACATTCCATGATTCtataatagtatattatattatataactatatatatatagtctctCCAACCCATGGGTTCGGGAGAATGGAGAATACAATTCGCTCGAATTCATGGATTCGGGAGAATTAATTTGTCTCGAATTTATAGGTTCGGGTGCTTTTAAAGTCCACGAATCTCAAGGTGCGAAAGTCTCCCCGAATTCTGGGGTTTGGGGTTCGAAAGCCTCCCCAAACCCCCGAGGTTCAAGGAACTCTAAATTGCCCAAACCTTGGCGTTCAGGGCATTCCCAAGCCCCCGAACCTTGGGGTTCGGGGCTTTAAGGTAgcggtattttttatttttaattaattttattttttaattcatctattgtatatgtaaattatgtgattgaacTAGTGATTGATGTTATAAATTGTGCTGTTTCTTATCGGAATCATTATCTTCTTCGTCAAACTCCGGCGTAAACATTTGCAGATAATAATCTTTCATCGACATCATTGACAGTAACTAGTAATTGGTTATGGCGAGGAGAATTAGGCTAAGCAATGTTCAGTGTTAATAATAGTAGCTGAGTAATACTCAATATTGAATAATAGTGGTTGCGCGATGTTCAGTTATGGGTAAGGAAAGTGGTTGTGGCGATAGTAAGTGAAAAAGTGGGTGCACGCACTTGAGGAGTAATGGTGAGTGGTTGAGCGTCAAAGATTTAAACAAAGGgtaaatataagtttttattttaaggtattttaagaatattaaaagtAGGTTATGAAGAGCAAAAAATATGGTTGTAAATAGAACTTCCCTTTGTATAATACATACCATTTAATTTCaagtagcattttttttttaagttatttgaAGCACAATTTTTTTAGggataattctaaaaataattcgaTCTAATTGGGTCAAGTTCTATGAAAGCGAGTCGAAGTGGTTTTTTAGATCTGGTTtgatttgtaatatatattttttatttattttttctcttttgagaaaacctaatttaatttcatacGTCCCAtttctttgcttctttataGCACAAACAACAATATGTAATTAATCTCATTTACTATCAAGAATATTGAACAAAACACTCTAAATAGAGATTATTAAGGAAATGGAGTCATGAACGACAGCTTTTATCAGTAGCAGTGCAGCACCTAACTCAAACCCAGGATTCCCATGAACATCAGTGACAGGATATATGGCGAGGGGATGCGGGGAGGATTAGCTGCCGATGCCGGAGTCTTGACCGGCCGAATCCCTGCAGCTTCCGTTGTTACAGGCGGAGATGCCGGAGCTATTGGTAAATCAGTCGTGCCAAGTGGCGAGGGTGCCACTGCCGCCGCCGGGCCCGCCCCCGCCCCCACCGCCTTGGAAACTAACCAAAACAAAGGGGAAGAAATGGGGTGTGTTAGAGCTGTAACGTTTTCTCAGGCATATAGTTATAGATCAtatgaatgatatttatttataaatcaaAGTTTACTGGGGGCAAGTTCCAGCACGCGTTACCTCTTGGACTAGAAGGAGAATCAGCAGCAGGTGAAATGGTTGGCCCAAACAGCACAGGACCTGCGCCAATTAGTATCATTTTCGATTTAGAAACTCTTTAAGGTGCAAAGAAACAGTAGGTTTGTTGTTTCACTTGATCAATGGTACCTGGAGCTGGTAAGGGAACACCAGATGCTGCGACAGTACAATGAAAGTGCACAAAAATTAGCAGGAAAAAGATgggaaatttttcaaattaattctcCAACACCACATAGAGCTTCACCTTTGCACTGAACTGGAAGACTGATATTGCAcgaccgagagagagagagggcgagggtTCGGTTAATGGGGAGCGGGAAGGGGACATTCCCAGTGACGACAAGGCACGCGCAATCCATACTGTCAGTCATGAGAGATTTAAATATGTTGCAGCAATCAGAAGTTGGTGATGAGCCATTGCTGGTACTGCCTGTGATGAAATTCATGCAGGGGGTGAAGCTGCCGATTATCGAGCTTGTGCACGGGGTACTGATCTGCCCCTCAACGCAAACCACCGACAAAATTACCAGTACTGAAGCGGTTACTGCGATAAGGGATCGAAAGGGTTCGAACGGTTCCATGAGttgtgagaaaaagaaaaggaagtggCCTTGATTCTGGAAGGATATTGGGGCAGTGATGGAGCTCTGGGCTTGGATATGGGGATGAAATGCTTTATATAGGATGAAGGGGTTTAGAGATTTTGGAGGGAAAATGCAGGTAGATTTGAAGTGGGTTTTGGAGATCAACTACTTTAACTAACGTTTATGAATAGGGATTAgggaattattttttattgattttgcaAGAAAGAAAGAGCAGGGTATTCAAAGTTAGGTTCGTTTGGCATGCCTGTTATGGTCCAATCCGAGGATATATACTGTCATTTAATTGATCCCTGATTGAATTTTATCTGACCCTAACAAACAACTTGTGTGATAAGTAAGATTAATCTAAGATTAGATGGAGCCCAATGTGATAACAACTCAGTGGTTTTGAGAGTTGGCCACCAAAGCCAAAGGTACCTGCCAAGTCTCGTCTCTTCCCACCCAAACCATCTTATCTGAACCCAAATTACTTCTGATTTTCCCAACCCACAAACAATTAATAGGTTTTCTTTGTAAAAATGGCCTCCAAAGGGGCTGAACTGGGACTGGTTCTGGCCCTTTCTGCCATGCTATGGATTACTGCCGCAGCTCAATCAGGCTGCACAAGGGCCCTCATGAGCTTGGCCCCATGCCTCAAGTACGTCACAGCAATTCGTCGACGCCATCGTCATCTTGCTGCACTCAGCTCAGCGGCGTTGTTCAGTCACAGCCTTGCTGCCTTTGTTCACTGCTCAACGGCGCAACCGCTTGTGGTTTGCAGACTCCGCCGGTTAGCCAATAGCCAGTGCAACGGTAAGCTCAACTTCTAGCTGTCTGCGAATGGTTATGAAACTGGAAGACCTCCATCCATGGGGACTGATATTCCTTTCAACTCTGAATATATATGCCGTCATAAAAAAGCTGCTCCAAATGCGCCCACGGCTTCAGCAATTACTCCGGCGGAGTGGCAATTTGATCCAACTATGCCATCAGTATCAGATACTCCATCGGCAGGTATTCAAAGAGAGgttgaaaaaagaagaaagaaattgtacATATAATTGGGAAACTAATTTGTCCTCGCCCCAAGTTcaaataaaagtgtaaatttatgtttatttaatatttttacataaaaagaaaataattttaaatatatttagtaattatatgattttttgaaattaaatattctttttataatataaaaggaatattttttataattttattttatcaaaatgaagAGGTactaaagataataataaattttcattttaacttgtattaccaaatataataaaaatatattaaatcattgatggGGATGTAATTTGGGCCCAATGGACAACCCAGTAAAGGCCCAAGATAATTTTGGGCGTAACTGATTTCCGATTACTAGAGCCCGTTAACGACAACCGTCTTCCATGACTGCAT
The Diospyros lotus cultivar Yz01 chromosome 12, ASM1463336v1, whole genome shotgun sequence DNA segment above includes these coding regions:
- the LOC127786574 gene encoding non-specific lipid transfer protein GPI-anchored 16-like, which codes for MEPFEPFRSLIAVTASVLVILSVVCVEGQISTPCTSSIIGSFTPCMNFITGSTSNGSSPTSDCCNIFKSLMTDSMDCACLVVTGNVPFPLPINRTLALSLSRSCNISLPVQCKASGVPLPAPGPVLFGPTISPAADSPSSPRVSKAVGAGAGPAAAVAPSPLGTTDLPIAPASPPVTTEAAGIRPVKTPASAANPPRIPSPYILSLMFMGILGLS
- the LOC127786786 gene encoding uncharacterized protein LOC127786786 — its product is MASKGAELGLVLALSAMLWITAAAQSGCTRALMSLAPCLKYVTAIRRRHRHLAALSSAALFSHSLAAFVHCSTAQPLVVCRLRRLANSQCNAAPNAPTASAITPAEWQFDPTMPSVSDTPSAGIQREVEKRRKKLYI